The sequence GGCGCTGTAGATCCACTGAGTTCTGTTGAAGGCCTCAGCGACGATCATACCTAAGAGCAAAGCACAGTGAAAAACCCAGGTCAATATTATGTCTTATATATTCAGCCAAGGGTGTAATTCCTGGGGATGGTGGGGATATGTGTCTATATTGACGAGAGTGATGCCACAGAATGTTTTTCAACctcttctttgtctctcaggCTTCCTATAGGCTATTATTCTTTGTGTTTAATGGGTTATTCAGTTGTCAGCATGTCCATACTGACCTGTGATGACACCAGCAATGACCTGGTGGGGAAAGTGGGCGGCAATGAAGACcctggagagacagacacacacctggacTCCCCAAAACAGTGTCCACAGAACCGCCTTCAGATACCTGtcaaaatacataaacaaattACAAATTCTGTTACTGAAACTGCAAACCTCAAAGCAAGACATTGCTAAACTCACGGCAGATGCATATTTTAAATCAGTCCAGCCTTTGCTGTTGACGCCCCACAACATGAAAGTCAATGTTTTAAAGCAATATAACAATTAACACAGTTATTCTTTGCTTATCATGCGAACTTCATCCGGCTGGACGTCAAAACAACCCCTGTATAACCCCCGCTTTCCACCCAATAGTTCTCAGAAGTCAATGATCAaccacagcagaggacagatAGTGTGTCCACAGTGATAAGCTCTGAGTGGAAGAAAATGGTAAACAACCCTGACATCAGTGGGGACAACAGAGCCAGGCTGTAGTTTTTATAGAGTTGCCTCACCATTCTTTGTCGGTGGATTTCTTGCTTCCGTGCTTCTTCTTGCTGGTTACGATGGCGAGGATGGAGGTCACCAGGGTGTAGTACACACCTGCAGCTCCCATAGCATGTCCAGAGGGGCTTCCTGGATAACACCGACAGAGAAGACAAATATCAGTGGCTAATTCACTCAGGTACAACCTCACAGCAATCTGCatcaatcattcattcattttacttaattttgtgaatgaatgaacgaaAACCAAACTctatcttgtttttctgttactgTTATTAGTACATTTTCTCAAGTATTGCACTTAAGTACTtgtgaggtacttgtactttactttttCCAGCCATATGCATGTAAAATGACATCTCTCACCTGGCCCAGTCTCACAGGTCATGGGGTACTGCTCAATGTGAGGGGGGACAGTGTTTGCATAGTGAGCCGTCTCATGGACCCACCAGTAAGGCCTCTCCCCGAACAGAATCCTGaagaacacaacagaaacatgcGCTTGTTATAGTCTAAATAAAATCATTAAGAATATTTGACTTCACACGATTTTGCTCACAAACTCAAATTCAAAGATTTACTTGACCCACCATTTAAACACCAAGTTCAGCCAGTCTCCGATCACTGCCACCCAGATGAGCTTAATGCCCACTGAGGCCCGCAGGTGAAACCAAAGcgggaagaagatgaagaaagtgTTCCTGAGGTCTGCCGCCCAGGACACCCAAAGGAACAGGCCCTGGGCATCCTGATAGTTGGTCTGCAGGTAGTGGGTGGTGCTCACCCCAAAACCCTGCACGGCGTCCATGACAGCGTTGAGCATCTTTGCCTCAAGCGGAGAAGAAATCTCAGTCAGGCGAAGAGTGAGTGAgttagaccaaaaaaaaaaagcgactGTTGCTATCAGTGACACAGTGGGTTGGTTTTATACTAGAGTGACCCACTACCCCAACGCATGCTCA comes from Toxotes jaculatrix isolate fToxJac2 chromosome 21, fToxJac2.pri, whole genome shotgun sequence and encodes:
- the g6pc1a.2 gene encoding glucose-6-phosphatase catalytic subunit 1 yields the protein MLNAVMDAVQGFGVSTTHYLQTNYQDAQGLFLWVSWAADLRNTFFIFFPLWFHLRASVGIKLIWVAVIGDWLNLVFKWILFGERPYWWVHETAHYANTVPPHIEQYPMTCETGPGSPSGHAMGAAGVYYTLVTSILAIVTSKKKHGSKKSTDKEWYLKAVLWTLFWGVQVCVCLSRVFIAAHFPHQVIAGVITGMIVAEAFNRTQWIYSASMKKYFYTTLFLTSFAVGFYLLLKALGVDLLWTLEKAQKWCIRPEWVHLDTTPFASLLRNMGTLFGLGLGLHSPLYTETKKSSSTLAKAGCIISSLLLLHLFDSFKPPTHTAALFYLLSFCKSATVPLVTVSIIPYCVNGALTLQSKKGV